In Candidatus Eisenbacteria bacterium, the following are encoded in one genomic region:
- a CDS encoding polymer-forming cytoskeletal protein, whose protein sequence is MARTDNPEGTEKVASIIAEGCTFNGTVNVSGNIRVDGRFDGKLIVSDTLVIGKTGKVRAEVETKVATIAGNLNGEIHAREGVKLQAGSHFEGNIYTKNLVIEEGVFFDGGCWRSVEGKGKAESRPQPKPEKQAAPAGAPTGVSGPGR, encoded by the coding sequence ATGGCGCGAACGGATAATCCGGAAGGTACGGAAAAAGTGGCTTCGATCATCGCAGAAGGATGCACGTTCAACGGCACGGTCAACGTCAGCGGGAACATCCGGGTCGACGGGCGGTTCGACGGAAAACTGATCGTCTCGGACACGCTGGTCATCGGGAAAACCGGTAAGGTCCGTGCGGAGGTGGAGACCAAGGTCGCCACCATCGCCGGGAACCTGAACGGAGAGATCCACGCCCGGGAGGGTGTGAAGCTCCAGGCCGGTTCCCACTTCGAGGGAAACATCTACACCAAGAACCTGGTCATCGAAGAGGGCGTATTCTTCGACGGCGGTTGTTGGCGTTCGGTGGAGGGAAAGGGGAAGGCGGAGAGCCGTCCCCAGCCGAAGCCGGAGAAGCAGGCCGCGCCCGCCGGCGCCCCGACAGGGGTGTCCGGACCGGGACGCTGA
- a CDS encoding cob(I)yrinic acid a,c-diamide adenosyltransferase has product MKRGFVQIYTGDGKGKTTAALGLALRASGHGLRVYIGQFMKGQVYGERIALEGNDRIVLEPYGDPRCIRREEVTPEHVERARRGLARAREAMESGRFDIVVLDEANVAVWFGLLAVEDLLDFLDHRPEGVEVVLTGRKAPPELIARADLVTEMREIKHYYRDGVTARDGIER; this is encoded by the coding sequence ATGAAACGGGGCTTTGTTCAGATTTACACGGGCGACGGGAAGGGGAAGACCACCGCCGCTCTCGGTCTCGCCCTTCGCGCCTCGGGCCACGGACTCCGCGTGTACATCGGCCAGTTCATGAAGGGCCAAGTGTACGGCGAGAGGATCGCCTTGGAGGGGAACGACCGGATCGTTCTCGAGCCATACGGCGATCCGCGGTGCATCCGCCGTGAGGAGGTGACTCCGGAGCACGTGGAGCGCGCGCGGCGAGGTCTCGCCCGGGCTCGTGAGGCGATGGAGTCGGGCCGCTTCGACATCGTCGTTCTGGACGAGGCGAACGTGGCGGTCTGGTTCGGGCTGCTCGCCGTCGAGGACCTTCTCGATTTCCTCGATCACCGCCCGGAGGGGGTGGAGGTGGTTCTCACCGGAAGGAAGGCGCCGCCGGAGCTGATCGCTCGGGCGGACCTGGTCACGGAGATGCGCGAGATCAAGCACTACTACCGCGACGGCGTCACGGCGAGGGACGGCATCGAGCGATAA
- a CDS encoding HAMP domain-containing histidine kinase, producing the protein MAEPHPEAILDGPDAATLQKRIYGLETLLELTRSLVMVRDRRRIDDFLLLTAMGLFSVSRAILLARDGEEDRFEVVARGLREGEIRDRLDIRLSGVFARRLRVAREPVPLREEGLPEREREAVRFLIDRRIRLAAPIRGNGKLNGILLLGDRIRQDSFSPFEKQMLRSILDLAGIVMDNAELVGELRDANLALEERNERMKELDRMKSRFLSNMGHELRTPLTAVIGFAECLRYPDVDREKQVEFIDQILRAGRKLSNLIEQVMDLSEMDHRTFKLRPGKGDLNRLVQEVTEALRPEMEEKNLDLQLDLKEALPESWFDMDRTKRVVRNLMDNAIKFSKKNGRVRVASGLEGDQVTLSIADTGDGIPPEEIALIFDRFRQVDGSETRAHGGAGIGLSLVKEIMEGQQGSVSVDSSPGSGSVFTIRLPRDGEEEGIAEPVFPAEGVGQS; encoded by the coding sequence ATGGCCGAGCCGCACCCCGAAGCAATCCTGGACGGGCCCGACGCGGCGACGTTGCAGAAGCGGATCTACGGGCTCGAAACCCTTTTAGAGCTGACCCGCTCGCTGGTCATGGTGCGGGACCGCCGCCGGATCGACGACTTTCTCCTGCTCACGGCGATGGGGCTCTTCTCCGTCTCCCGGGCGATTCTCCTCGCCCGCGACGGCGAAGAAGACCGATTCGAGGTGGTGGCCCGCGGCCTCCGCGAGGGAGAGATCCGGGACCGGCTCGACATCCGCCTCTCCGGCGTTTTCGCCCGCCGCCTCCGCGTCGCCCGTGAACCGGTTCCTCTCCGCGAGGAGGGACTTCCGGAGCGGGAGCGGGAAGCGGTCCGCTTTCTCATCGACCGTCGAATCCGCCTCGCCGCGCCGATCCGGGGAAACGGCAAGTTGAACGGCATCCTCCTGCTCGGCGATCGGATCCGGCAGGACTCCTTCTCTCCCTTCGAAAAACAGATGCTCCGGTCCATCCTCGATCTGGCCGGAATCGTGATGGACAACGCCGAACTGGTCGGGGAGCTCCGCGACGCGAACCTCGCCCTGGAGGAGAGAAACGAGCGCATGAAGGAGCTGGACCGGATGAAAAGCCGGTTCCTCTCCAACATGGGCCACGAGCTCCGCACCCCCCTCACCGCCGTGATCGGTTTCGCCGAATGCCTCCGCTACCCCGACGTGGACCGGGAGAAACAGGTGGAATTCATCGATCAGATTCTCCGGGCGGGCCGCAAGCTCTCCAATCTGATCGAGCAGGTGATGGACCTTTCGGAAATGGACCACCGCACCTTCAAGCTTCGCCCGGGCAAGGGAGATCTCAACCGGCTCGTGCAGGAAGTGACCGAAGCGCTGCGTCCCGAGATGGAAGAAAAGAATCTCGACCTGCAGCTGGACCTGAAGGAAGCGCTCCCCGAGAGCTGGTTCGACATGGATCGGACGAAGCGGGTGGTGCGCAACCTGATGGACAACGCGATCAAGTTCTCCAAAAAGAACGGGCGGGTCCGCGTCGCGAGCGGGCTGGAGGGGGATCAGGTCACCCTCTCCATCGCCGACACCGGCGACGGAATCCCGCCGGAGGAGATCGCCCTCATCTTCGATCGCTTCCGACAGGTGGACGGTTCGGAAACACGGGCCCACGGCGGCGCCGGGATCGGTCTCAGCCTGGTGAAGGAGATCATGGAGGGGCAGCAAGGGTCGGTGTCGGTGGACTCGAGTCCGGGGAGCGGAAGCGTCTTCACCATCCGCCTGCCGCGGGACGGAGAGGAAGAGGGGATCGCCGAACCGGTCTTTCCGGCTGAGGGCGTCGGTCAGTCGTGA
- a CDS encoding electron transfer flavoprotein subunit alpha/FixB family protein has translation MANAIWVIAEATPDGISRATRELAGRAVELAGGDPSAVTLLFLGDGSDERVARLAEVGAGRVLVLDDPDLATYRVGPYTAAIAGAVRDGVPEAILVPASLNGRELGASLAVALDTGVVQECYAVEREDGRLVGARGVFGGNLTARIECRGGDPAIFTVRPKAYSPAEGGGAATVEKRAPAAAPEGLVARVLELKPHPGETVQLEEADVIVAGGHGLGGAEGFGPLRELAAALGGAVGASRSAVDSGWIEYPHQVGQTGKTVQPKLYIACGISGAIQHIAGMRNADVIVAINKDPNAPIFKMADYGIVGDLFTVVPLLTQAFRESLKS, from the coding sequence ATGGCGAACGCGATTTGGGTGATCGCGGAGGCGACTCCGGACGGAATCTCTCGCGCCACGAGAGAACTGGCGGGGCGCGCCGTCGAACTGGCGGGAGGGGATCCCTCGGCCGTGACTCTTCTCTTTCTCGGCGACGGGTCGGACGAGCGGGTGGCGAGGCTCGCGGAGGTCGGCGCCGGCCGTGTGCTGGTGCTGGACGATCCGGACCTGGCGACTTATCGGGTCGGTCCCTACACGGCGGCGATCGCCGGAGCGGTCCGCGACGGCGTCCCCGAGGCGATTCTCGTTCCGGCTTCCCTGAACGGACGGGAACTGGGCGCCTCGCTTGCCGTCGCCCTCGACACCGGCGTGGTACAGGAGTGCTACGCCGTGGAGAGAGAGGATGGACGGCTGGTCGGCGCGCGGGGTGTGTTCGGCGGCAACTTGACCGCGCGGATCGAGTGTCGCGGCGGCGATCCGGCGATCTTCACGGTCCGCCCCAAGGCCTATTCACCCGCCGAAGGAGGCGGCGCGGCGACCGTGGAGAAACGCGCTCCCGCCGCCGCTCCGGAGGGCTTGGTCGCGCGCGTGTTGGAACTGAAACCGCACCCGGGCGAGACGGTCCAGTTGGAGGAGGCGGATGTGATCGTCGCCGGAGGGCACGGTCTCGGCGGCGCCGAGGGATTCGGGCCGCTTCGCGAACTCGCCGCCGCTCTCGGCGGAGCCGTCGGCGCCTCCCGGTCCGCCGTCGACTCGGGCTGGATCGAGTACCCCCACCAGGTGGGACAGACCGGTAAGACGGTACAGCCGAAGCTTTACATCGCCTGCGGTATCTCCGGAGCGATCCAGCACATCGCCGGCATGCGGAACGCGGACGTGATCGTGGCGATCAACAAGGACCCGAACGCGCCGATTTTCAAGATGGCCGATTACGGGATCGTGGGGGATCTGTTCACCGTGGTGCCGCTTCTCACGCAAGCCTTCCGCGAGTCGCTGAAGAGCTGA
- a CDS encoding MogA/MoaB family molybdenum cofactor biosynthesis protein, which produces MEAKWRAAVVTVSDRASRGESEDRSGPLAARLLEEAGLAVVSRALVPDERERIEETLRALVDRERPLLVVTVGGTGFMPRDVTPEATLAVIEKRAPGVEEEIRRSGVAKGVVPAPIGRGVSGLVGRTWIVNLPGSMGAVRDGMEAIRPIIDHALKHLGGTGGHD; this is translated from the coding sequence ATGGAAGCAAAATGGCGCGCGGCGGTGGTGACGGTGAGCGACCGTGCTTCGCGGGGCGAGAGCGAGGACCGGAGCGGCCCGCTCGCAGCCCGGCTTCTGGAGGAAGCGGGGCTCGCCGTCGTCTCTCGAGCGCTCGTCCCCGATGAACGGGAGAGGATCGAGGAGACGCTCCGCGCTCTCGTCGATCGGGAACGCCCTCTTCTGGTCGTCACCGTAGGCGGCACCGGTTTCATGCCCAGGGACGTGACGCCCGAGGCGACCCTGGCGGTGATCGAGAAGCGAGCCCCCGGCGTGGAGGAAGAGATCCGCCGGTCGGGCGTCGCCAAGGGAGTGGTCCCCGCGCCGATCGGGCGGGGCGTCTCCGGTCTGGTGGGACGCACCTGGATCGTGAATCTGCCGGGGAGCATGGGGGCGGTGCGGGACGGGATGGAGGCGATCCGTCCCATCATCGATCACGCGCTGAAGCACCTCGGCGGGACGGGCGGTCACGACTGA
- a CDS encoding sulfatase — protein sequence MLRSQRSKRSRKNLKAGLSLTAAAATVFGVISGAAAISTNHLGTYKLHNLAVSLFVERLNAVFFRFTLVGAACAVLLFVLYRVAPRSFRRITSILFLIGLLLVITQSGLFGGGEETGGGALFLQGRRFLLILAALAAARVFHEIYPAFQAILSFGSLRVILLPLFLLAVANSGAYINWTKNFPRGQNVVLITVDGIRPDHMGVFGYERTTTPHLDRFAREGILLTRAFSAAPLSRPSLASILTGRYPAAAGVRRTEDGLPTGQATLAEVLEDRGYDTAGFAVLAGPPGSSGFGQGFGHFREAAGADADSLTSEAVRWILERKKRPFFLWIHYDDPVMPYAPAPEERVFGDPDYEGPYRDRFFYRPTPGCRVFDLVPLDEEDRRRAVDLYDGEIRAMDTRIGRILAALRERDRIHDSILLVAGTHGESLGEHGYHFDHGEFLYDPTLHVPVLLSAPNLPRQVIESQVRLIDLAPTLLDVLHFDVPYDAEGRSLMPVVERPSRPRSFPLFAETGPSLLFRHNERRPVAGLAGRLQSIRLEGWKLIRTPGAERPLFELYDLENDPSESRNLAAAMPEKTAELAALLKGWAAETPPVGPDGDAPPPDWVLPGGE from the coding sequence ATGCTGCGTTCCCAAAGAAGCAAGCGGTCGAGGAAGAATCTCAAGGCGGGGCTCTCCCTGACGGCGGCGGCCGCGACGGTCTTCGGCGTGATCAGCGGCGCGGCGGCCATCTCCACCAACCATCTGGGCACCTACAAGCTCCACAACCTGGCGGTTTCTCTCTTCGTGGAGCGGTTGAACGCCGTCTTCTTCCGTTTCACCCTCGTCGGCGCGGCGTGCGCGGTGCTCCTTTTCGTGCTCTACCGGGTCGCGCCCCGCTCCTTCCGGCGGATCACGTCGATCCTCTTCCTCATCGGGCTCCTGCTGGTGATCACGCAGAGCGGCCTCTTCGGCGGCGGCGAGGAAACGGGAGGCGGCGCGCTCTTCCTCCAAGGTCGTCGCTTTCTCCTGATCCTCGCGGCCCTGGCGGCGGCCCGGGTCTTTCACGAGATTTACCCCGCCTTCCAGGCGATTCTCTCCTTCGGCTCCCTCCGGGTGATCCTGCTCCCCCTTTTTCTGCTCGCCGTCGCGAACAGCGGCGCCTATATCAATTGGACGAAGAACTTTCCCCGCGGACAAAACGTGGTTCTCATCACCGTCGACGGGATCCGGCCGGACCACATGGGCGTTTTCGGATACGAACGAACGACCACGCCCCACCTGGATCGTTTCGCCCGGGAAGGGATTCTCCTCACGCGGGCTTTTTCGGCGGCGCCGCTCAGCCGCCCCTCCCTTGCGTCGATCCTGACCGGGCGTTATCCGGCGGCGGCCGGCGTGCGCCGGACCGAGGACGGCCTCCCCACGGGGCAGGCCACGCTGGCGGAAGTTCTCGAGGACCGCGGATACGACACGGCGGGCTTTGCCGTCCTCGCCGGACCGCCGGGCTCCTCCGGCTTCGGCCAGGGATTCGGCCATTTCCGTGAAGCGGCGGGAGCGGACGCCGACTCGCTGACCTCCGAAGCGGTTCGTTGGATCCTGGAGCGGAAGAAACGGCCCTTCTTTCTCTGGATCCACTACGACGACCCGGTCATGCCCTACGCGCCGGCGCCGGAGGAGCGCGTCTTCGGAGACCCGGACTACGAAGGACCCTATCGTGACCGCTTCTTCTATCGGCCGACGCCGGGATGCCGCGTTTTCGATCTCGTTCCTCTGGACGAGGAGGATCGACGGCGCGCCGTCGATCTGTACGACGGCGAGATCCGGGCCATGGACACGCGGATCGGGCGGATCCTCGCCGCGCTCCGGGAGCGGGATCGGATCCACGACTCGATCCTGCTGGTGGCGGGCACCCATGGGGAAAGCCTGGGCGAACACGGGTACCACTTCGATCACGGGGAGTTTCTCTACGACCCCACGCTCCACGTGCCGGTCCTGCTGAGCGCCCCGAACCTCCCCCGGCAGGTGATCGAATCGCAAGTCCGTCTGATCGATCTCGCCCCCACCCTCCTCGACGTGCTCCACTTCGACGTGCCCTACGACGCCGAGGGCCGGAGCCTGATGCCGGTGGTGGAGCGTCCGAGCCGCCCGCGGAGTTTCCCCCTCTTCGCCGAAACCGGCCCCTCCCTCCTCTTCCGGCACAACGAGCGGCGGCCCGTCGCCGGCCTGGCGGGGAGGCTCCAATCGATTCGTCTGGAGGGATGGAAGCTGATCCGCACACCCGGCGCGGAGCGGCCTCTGTTCGAGCTGTACGATCTGGAGAACGACCCTTCGGAGAGCCGGAACCTGGCCGCCGCCATGCCGGAGAAAACGGCGGAGCTGGCGGCGCTCTTGAAGGGGTGGGCGGCGGAGACGCCGCCGGTCGGTCCGGACGGCGACGCCCCGCCTCCCGATTGGGTTCTTCCCGGAGGGGAGTAG
- a CDS encoding STAS domain-containing protein, which translates to MNPEQTNFRLTAETVHRDPPVTRLVLQGRFDAEGLPEAIAAIDGARAEGTTRFLVDLGGLSFIGSAGIGIFLSLVEEMRGEGGVVFLRVPAPVLRIFDVLNVTEFLEIGDNDADALERLTAAETAGGI; encoded by the coding sequence ATGAACCCGGAACAGACGAACTTTCGGCTCACCGCGGAGACCGTTCACCGGGACCCGCCGGTGACCCGCCTCGTCCTCCAGGGCCGCTTCGACGCGGAAGGGCTTCCGGAGGCGATCGCGGCGATCGACGGCGCCCGGGCGGAGGGGACGACCCGCTTCCTCGTGGATCTGGGCGGGCTCTCTTTCATCGGCTCCGCGGGGATCGGCATCTTTCTCTCCCTGGTGGAGGAGATGCGCGGCGAGGGGGGCGTGGTCTTCCTGCGCGTCCCCGCTCCGGTGCTCCGCATCTTCGACGTGCTGAACGTGACCGAGTTCCTCGAAATCGGTGACAACGACGCGGACGCGCTCGAGCGCCTGACGGCGGCCGAGACCGCCGGCGGGATCTGA